In Ensifer canadensis, a genomic segment contains:
- a CDS encoding pyruvate dehydrogenase complex dihydrolipoamide acetyltransferase, producing MPINITMPALSPTMEEGNLAKWLVKEGDKVKSGDVIAEIETDKATMEVEAVDEGTVAKIVVPAGTEGVKVNALIAVLAADGEDVAAAAKGGNGAAAPVAAETKEAPAPAAASAPAPAATQPVAAAPQAAKTESGSRVFSSPLARRLAKDAGIDLSAIAGSGPHGRVIKKDVETAVAGGGAKPAAAPAAGAAAPAAAPLAKGMSEDAVLKLFEPGSYELVPHDGMRKTIAKRLVESKQTIPHFYVSLDCELDTLLALRAQLNAAAPEKDGKPVYKLSVNDMVIKALALALRDVPDANVSWTDSNMVKHKHADVGVAVSIPGGLITPIVRQAELKSLSAISNEMKDLGKRAKDRKLKPEEYQGGTTAVSNMGMMGVKDFAAVVNPPHATILAVGAGEERVVVKNKQMVIATVMTVTLSTDHRCVDGALGAELLGAFKRYIENPMGMLV from the coding sequence ATGCCTATCAACATCACAATGCCTGCCCTCTCTCCGACGATGGAAGAAGGCAATCTGGCCAAGTGGCTGGTCAAGGAAGGCGATAAGGTCAAGTCCGGCGACGTGATCGCCGAGATCGAGACGGACAAGGCGACGATGGAAGTCGAGGCCGTCGATGAAGGCACCGTTGCCAAGATCGTCGTTCCCGCCGGCACCGAAGGCGTCAAGGTCAATGCGCTGATTGCGGTCCTTGCAGCCGACGGCGAAGATGTCGCCGCGGCCGCCAAGGGCGGCAACGGTGCAGCGGCACCGGTCGCGGCCGAAACGAAGGAAGCGCCCGCGCCGGCAGCGGCCAGCGCTCCGGCGCCCGCTGCAACTCAGCCGGTGGCGGCAGCGCCGCAGGCGGCCAAGACGGAATCCGGCAGTCGCGTGTTCTCGTCGCCGCTAGCGCGTCGTCTTGCCAAGGATGCCGGCATCGATCTCTCGGCGATCGCCGGCTCCGGCCCGCATGGCCGCGTGATCAAGAAGGACGTCGAGACTGCTGTTGCCGGTGGCGGCGCGAAGCCGGCCGCTGCACCAGCAGCAGGTGCTGCAGCTCCCGCTGCCGCGCCGCTTGCCAAGGGCATGTCGGAAGACGCCGTACTCAAACTGTTCGAGCCCGGCTCCTACGAGCTCGTGCCACATGACGGCATGCGCAAGACGATCGCCAAGCGGCTCGTCGAATCCAAGCAGACGATCCCGCACTTCTACGTCTCGCTCGATTGCGAACTGGATACGCTTCTGGCGCTCAGGGCCCAGCTCAATGCTGCCGCTCCGGAAAAGGACGGCAAGCCGGTCTACAAGCTCTCGGTCAACGACATGGTGATCAAGGCGCTGGCGCTGGCTCTGCGTGACGTTCCGGATGCCAACGTGTCCTGGACCGACAGCAACATGGTCAAGCACAAGCATGCCGACGTCGGCGTCGCCGTGTCCATCCCGGGCGGCCTGATCACGCCGATCGTTCGCCAGGCGGAGCTGAAGAGCCTGTCTGCCATCTCCAACGAGATGAAGGACCTCGGCAAGCGCGCCAAGGACCGCAAGCTGAAGCCCGAGGAATATCAGGGCGGCACGACGGCGGTCTCCAACATGGGCATGATGGGCGTCAAGGACTTCGCCGCCGTCGTCAACCCGCCGCACGCCACGATCCTTGCGGTCGGTGCGGGCGAGGAACGCGTCGTCGTCAAGAACAAGCAGATGGTCATCGCCACTGTGATGACGGTCACGCTTTCGACCGACCATCGTTGCGTCGATGGCGCGCTCGGCGCCGAACTGCTCGGAGCCTTCAAGCGCTACATCGAAAACCCGATGGGCATGCTGGTCTGA
- a CDS encoding SGNH/GDSL hydrolase family protein, which produces MKTLLCYGDSLTWGYDASGPGRHALADRWPNVLQKALGPDVHVVAEGLNGRTTAYDDHLADCDRNGARMLPTVLHSHAPLDLMVILLGSNDMKPIIHGTAFGAVKGIERLVNLVRRHDWPVETAEGPEILIVSPPQLCETANSAFAAMFADGIEQSAMLAPLYRDLADELDCGFFDAGSVARTTPLDGVHLDAENTHAIGRGLEPVVRMMLGV; this is translated from the coding sequence ATGAAAACACTTCTCTGCTACGGTGACAGTCTGACATGGGGCTATGACGCGTCCGGCCCGGGCCGTCATGCACTCGCAGACCGTTGGCCGAACGTGCTGCAGAAGGCGCTCGGGCCGGACGTTCATGTTGTTGCCGAAGGGTTGAATGGACGCACGACCGCCTATGACGATCACCTCGCCGATTGCGACCGCAACGGCGCGCGGATGCTGCCTACCGTCCTTCACAGTCATGCGCCGCTCGATCTGATGGTCATTCTGCTCGGCTCCAACGATATGAAGCCGATCATTCACGGCACGGCTTTCGGCGCGGTCAAGGGTATCGAGCGCCTGGTCAATCTCGTGCGTCGTCACGATTGGCCGGTCGAAACGGCGGAAGGCCCCGAAATCCTGATCGTTTCGCCGCCGCAGCTTTGCGAGACGGCAAACAGTGCGTTCGCGGCGATGTTCGCCGACGGCATCGAGCAGTCGGCGATGCTGGCGCCGCTCTACCGCGACCTTGCAGACGAACTCGATTGCGGGTTCTTCGATGCGGGATCGGTTGCAAGGACAACGCCGCTCGATGGCGTGCATCTGGACGCTGAAAACACCCACGCGATCGGCCGGGGCCTCGAGCCGGTCGTCCGGATGATGCTCGGTGTCTGA
- a CDS encoding GNAT family N-acetyltransferase, which produces MTDDVTIRPAERNEAAELAVLVDIASQGFAAWLWSGAVLGGATDTAFERGRNKLREDVGPGNWRDAVVADLDDEIAGVSIGYGIDASVAEIEAKHAVLEPLLALQRPVVGHWFIDSLGVYRHRRGRGIGRRLLAHEIARAGSAPVSLITESHNDRAQALYRANGFEEAARTEAVPLFEGSRKHDWVLFTRKVA; this is translated from the coding sequence ATGACGGACGACGTCACCATCAGACCGGCGGAACGAAACGAGGCGGCAGAACTCGCCGTTCTCGTCGACATCGCCTCGCAAGGCTTTGCCGCCTGGCTCTGGTCTGGCGCGGTTCTTGGCGGGGCGACCGATACGGCTTTCGAGCGCGGGCGCAACAAGCTGCGCGAGGATGTCGGCCCTGGAAACTGGCGGGATGCGGTCGTTGCCGACCTCGATGATGAAATCGCGGGGGTATCGATCGGCTACGGTATCGACGCTTCGGTGGCGGAAATCGAAGCGAAGCATGCTGTGCTCGAACCCCTGCTGGCGCTGCAGCGGCCTGTGGTCGGCCACTGGTTCATCGATAGCCTCGGCGTTTACCGCCATCGGCGCGGCCGCGGCATCGGACGCAGACTGCTTGCACATGAAATTGCACGCGCCGGCTCGGCGCCGGTGAGCCTGATCACCGAAAGCCACAATGACAGGGCGCAGGCACTCTACAGGGCAAACGGCTTCGAGGAGGCGGCTCGGACCGAGGCCGTGCCGCTCTTCGAAGGTAGCAGAAAACACGACTGGGTGCTCTTCACCCGCAAGGTCGCTTGA
- the lpdA gene encoding dihydrolipoyl dehydrogenase — MAENYDVIVIGSGPGGYIAAIRAAQLGLKTAVVEREHLAGICSNWGCIPTKALLRSAEVLHYAQHPGSYGIKIEGAVTPDLKAIVARSRGIAERMNGGVGFLMKKNKVDVIWGEAKLTKPGEIVVGKTTKAIVQPQAPLPKNTKGEGTYTAKHIIIATGARPRALPGIEPDGKLVWTYFEAMKPEEMPKSLLVMGSGAIGIEFASFYRTMGVDVTVVEVMPTVMPVEDAEISAIAKKQFEKQGMKIHLEAKVTKVDKGANSVTAHVEMKDGKVEKITADRMISAVGVQGNIENLGLETLGIKTDRSCIVIDGYGRTNVPGVYAIGDVAGPPMLAHKAEHEAVICVEKIAGLPNVHPMDKLKIPGCTYCHPQVASVGLTEAKAKAEGRDIRVGRFPFVANGKAIALGEDQGMVKTIFDKKTGELLGAHMVGAEVTELIQGFVVAMNLETTEEDLMHTIFPHPTISETMKESVLDAYGRALNA, encoded by the coding sequence ATGGCTGAGAATTACGACGTCATCGTCATCGGTTCGGGTCCGGGAGGCTATATCGCCGCTATTCGTGCGGCGCAGTTGGGCCTCAAGACTGCGGTCGTCGAGCGCGAGCATTTGGCTGGCATCTGCTCCAACTGGGGCTGCATTCCGACCAAGGCGCTGCTTCGCTCGGCCGAAGTGCTGCACTATGCCCAGCATCCGGGCAGCTACGGCATCAAGATCGAAGGTGCGGTGACGCCCGATCTGAAGGCGATCGTTGCCCGCTCGCGCGGCATTGCCGAGCGCATGAACGGCGGCGTCGGCTTCCTCATGAAGAAGAACAAGGTTGACGTCATCTGGGGCGAGGCCAAGCTGACCAAGCCCGGCGAGATCGTCGTCGGCAAGACGACGAAGGCGATCGTTCAGCCGCAGGCGCCGCTGCCGAAGAACACCAAGGGCGAGGGCACCTATACTGCCAAGCACATCATCATCGCCACCGGCGCCCGCCCGCGGGCCCTGCCGGGCATCGAGCCCGATGGTAAGCTGGTCTGGACCTATTTCGAGGCGATGAAGCCGGAGGAAATGCCGAAGTCGCTGCTTGTCATGGGCTCGGGCGCGATCGGCATCGAATTCGCTTCGTTCTACCGCACCATGGGTGTCGACGTGACCGTGGTCGAGGTCATGCCGACCGTGATGCCGGTCGAAGACGCCGAGATCTCCGCCATCGCCAAGAAGCAGTTCGAAAAGCAGGGCATGAAGATCCACCTTGAGGCCAAGGTGACGAAGGTCGATAAGGGCGCGAACTCGGTCACCGCCCATGTCGAGATGAAGGACGGCAAGGTCGAAAAGATCACCGCCGACCGGATGATCTCCGCCGTCGGCGTTCAGGGCAATATCGAGAACCTTGGTCTCGAAACGCTTGGTATCAAGACCGACCGCAGCTGCATCGTCATCGATGGCTACGGCAGGACCAATGTTCCCGGCGTCTACGCGATCGGCGACGTTGCCGGCCCGCCGATGCTCGCCCACAAGGCCGAGCACGAGGCCGTCATCTGCGTGGAGAAGATCGCAGGCTTGCCGAATGTCCACCCGATGGACAAGCTGAAGATCCCGGGCTGCACCTATTGCCACCCGCAGGTCGCCTCGGTCGGTCTCACCGAAGCCAAGGCAAAGGCCGAGGGCCGCGATATCCGCGTCGGTCGCTTTCCCTTCGTCGCCAACGGCAAGGCGATTGCCCTTGGCGAAGATCAGGGCATGGTCAAGACCATCTTTGACAAGAAGACCGGCGAGTTGCTGGGCGCGCACATGGTCGGCGCCGAGGTGACCGAACTCATCCAGGGTTTCGTCGTCGCGATGAACCTGGAGACGACAGAAGAAGACCTGATGCACACGATCTTCCCGCATCCGACGATTTCGGAGACGATGAAGGAAAGCGTGCTCGATGCCTATGGGCGTGCGCTGAACGCCTGA
- a CDS encoding GlsB/YeaQ/YmgE family stress response membrane protein: MAVNGVGILAAIIIGGFAGWLAEKFMNSDVGLFMNIALGIIGAVVSNIILAAFGMAFSGWLAYLVFGFIGACLLIAVGRAVKR, from the coding sequence ATGGCTGTAAACGGCGTCGGCATCCTGGCTGCGATCATCATCGGCGGTTTTGCCGGATGGCTTGCGGAGAAGTTCATGAACAGCGATGTCGGGCTGTTCATGAACATAGCGCTCGGCATCATCGGCGCGGTGGTGTCGAATATCATTCTGGCAGCCTTCGGCATGGCTTTTTCCGGCTGGCTTGCCTATCTGGTCTTCGGCTTTATCGGCGCCTGCCTGCTGATTGCCGTCGGCCGCGCTGTCAAACGATAG
- the lipA gene encoding lipoyl synthase: MVTVFDAVSEGAQRVRHPEKAHKPDTEMLRKPEWIRVKAPTSKGYQETRELVRSHNLVTVCEEAGCPNIGECWDKKHATFMIMGEICTRACAFCNVSTGKPNALDMAEPENVAKAVKQMGLSHVVITSVDRDDLADGGAEHFEKVIWAIRAASPQTTIEILTPDFLKKPGALERVVAAKPDVFNHNMETVPGNYLTVRPGARYFHSIRLLQRVKELDPTMFTKSGIMVGLGEERNEVLQLMDDLRTADVDFMTIGQYLQPTRKHHKVEKFVTPEEFKSYETVAYTKGFLMVASSPLTRSSHHAGDDFARLRAAREKKLVAAAG, from the coding sequence ATGGTAACGGTATTCGATGCCGTCTCTGAAGGGGCGCAACGCGTCCGCCATCCGGAAAAGGCCCACAAGCCCGATACCGAAATGCTGCGCAAGCCGGAATGGATCCGCGTCAAGGCGCCGACCTCCAAGGGCTATCAGGAGACGCGCGAGCTGGTGCGTTCGCACAATCTCGTCACGGTCTGTGAAGAAGCCGGCTGCCCCAACATCGGCGAGTGCTGGGACAAGAAGCACGCCACCTTCATGATCATGGGCGAGATCTGTACCCGCGCCTGCGCTTTCTGCAATGTCTCGACCGGCAAGCCGAATGCGCTCGACATGGCCGAACCCGAGAACGTCGCCAAGGCCGTCAAGCAGATGGGCCTCTCCCACGTCGTCATTACCTCCGTCGACCGCGACGACCTGGCCGACGGTGGCGCCGAACATTTCGAGAAGGTGATCTGGGCGATCCGCGCCGCTTCGCCGCAGACCACCATCGAAATCCTGACGCCCGACTTCCTGAAGAAGCCTGGCGCACTGGAGCGCGTCGTCGCCGCCAAGCCTGATGTGTTCAACCACAACATGGAAACCGTACCGGGCAACTATCTCACCGTCCGTCCGGGCGCCCGATACTTCCACTCCATCCGCTTGCTTCAGCGCGTCAAGGAGCTCGATCCAACGATGTTCACCAAGTCCGGCATCATGGTCGGCCTCGGCGAAGAGCGCAACGAAGTGCTGCAGCTGATGGACGACCTGCGCACCGCCGACGTCGATTTCATGACCATCGGCCAATACCTGCAGCCGACCCGCAAGCACCACAAGGTCGAGAAGTTCGTCACCCCGGAGGAATTCAAGTCCTACGAGACGGTCGCCTATACCAAGGGCTTCCTCATGGTCGCCTCGAGCCCGCTGACCCGCTCGTCGCACCATGCCGGCGACGACTTCGCCCGCCTGCGGGCAGCGCGCGAAAAGAAGTTGGTGGCTGCTGCCGGGTAG
- a CDS encoding ATPase AAA, with protein MDQPVAPGNVNDVDDAVAAGHIRNARRILVVGCSGGGKSTLSQKLARHFDLTYISIDRDILWLPGWVQRDRAEQRRRIVERIADDRWIMDGTNPSTFDVRVPRSDIVVWVRMPRLLCVWGVVTRWLKYLGRARPEMAPGCIEKVDWQFLEFIWTFEDKFSPRIVAGLAQHGPHVPVLQLKSRRQMQRLLDLLGVPA; from the coding sequence ATGGATCAGCCAGTAGCGCCTGGGAACGTGAACGACGTCGACGATGCCGTTGCTGCCGGTCATATCCGCAATGCCAGGCGTATCCTCGTGGTCGGATGCTCCGGTGGTGGCAAGTCGACGCTTTCGCAGAAGCTGGCTCGGCATTTCGACCTTACCTACATCTCCATTGATCGCGATATTCTGTGGTTGCCTGGCTGGGTCCAACGCGATCGGGCCGAACAGCGCCGACGCATCGTCGAGAGGATCGCCGACGATCGCTGGATCATGGATGGCACCAATCCTTCGACCTTCGATGTCCGCGTGCCGAGAAGCGATATCGTGGTCTGGGTGCGGATGCCGCGGCTTCTCTGTGTCTGGGGCGTCGTCACCCGCTGGCTGAAATATCTCGGCCGCGCCCGCCCGGAAATGGCGCCGGGCTGCATCGAGAAGGTCGATTGGCAGTTCCTCGAATTCATCTGGACCTTCGAGGACAAATTCTCGCCGCGTATCGTCGCAGGCCTTGCCCAGCACGGCCCGCATGTGCCGGTTCTGCAGTTGAAATCGCGGCGCCAGATGCAGAGGCTCCTTGATCTTCTCGGCGTGCCCGCTTAA
- a CDS encoding type II toxin-antitoxin system RatA family toxin: protein MPHFETNHVVKHTADQMFDLVADVEHYPEFLPLCEALTVRSRKERDGKILLLADMTVGYKAIRETFTTQVLLNKAERQIEVKYIDGPFKYLDNRWRFEPAGEGQSIVHFYIDYEFKSRILGALMGSMFDRAFRMFSDAFEKRADKIYAV from the coding sequence ATGCCGCACTTTGAAACAAACCATGTCGTCAAGCACACGGCCGACCAGATGTTCGATCTCGTCGCTGATGTCGAACACTATCCGGAATTCCTGCCGCTCTGTGAGGCGCTGACCGTGCGCTCACGCAAGGAAAGGGATGGCAAAATCCTGCTGCTGGCTGACATGACCGTCGGCTACAAGGCGATCCGCGAGACCTTTACGACGCAGGTGCTGCTCAACAAGGCCGAGCGCCAGATCGAGGTCAAATATATCGACGGTCCGTTCAAATATCTCGACAATCGCTGGCGCTTCGAGCCAGCGGGTGAGGGGCAGTCGATCGTGCATTTCTACATCGACTATGAGTTCAAGAGCCGCATTCTCGGCGCCTTGATGGGCTCGATGTTCGACCGTGCCTTCCGCATGTTCTCCGACGCCTTCGAGAAGCGCGCCGACAAGATCTACGCCGTCTGA
- a CDS encoding CinA family protein: MWPNDIQATAGKIIADFTARGLKVATAESCTGGLIAGALTEISGSSAVVDRGFVTYSNDAKIQMLGVDPATLAAHGAVSRQTAIEMARGAVARSEADFAVAVTGIAGPGGGSMEKPVGLVHLSATGRNGAALHRDMRYGDIGRDAVRLATIRTALEMLTEVAQTA, encoded by the coding sequence ATGTGGCCGAATGACATTCAGGCGACGGCCGGCAAAATCATTGCCGATTTCACCGCGCGCGGTCTCAAGGTGGCAACCGCCGAATCCTGCACGGGAGGCCTGATTGCCGGGGCACTGACGGAAATTTCCGGATCATCCGCCGTCGTCGACCGCGGTTTCGTCACCTACTCCAACGACGCCAAGATCCAGATGCTCGGTGTCGATCCGGCAACGCTCGCAGCGCACGGCGCAGTTTCAAGGCAGACCGCCATCGAAATGGCGCGCGGCGCGGTTGCGCGCTCCGAGGCAGACTTTGCCGTTGCCGTGACCGGCATTGCCGGCCCGGGCGGCGGATCGATGGAAAAGCCTGTTGGCCTGGTCCATCTGTCAGCAACCGGCCGCAACGGCGCAGCCCTCCACCGCGATATGCGCTACGGCGATATCGGCCGCGACGCCGTGCGGTTGGCAACCATCCGAACGGCGCTCGAGATGCTGACCGAGGTCGCTCAGACGGCGTAG
- a CDS encoding bifunctional 2-C-methyl-D-erythritol 4-phosphate cytidylyltransferase/2-C-methyl-D-erythritol 2,4-cyclodiphosphate synthase: MQPEEQLSCGVVIVAAGRGERAGQSAEGPKQYRTIGDKPVIAHTLDTFATWPGTGPIVVVIHPDDEDLLAAARRRSLARELIVVHGGATRQQSVLAGLEAVAATGSRNVMIHDAVRPFADHALLSRCADALTRGARAVLPALAVSDTLKRADAAGMVTETVPRNHLHAAQTPQTFDLKTILDAHRAAATSGRTDFTDDASIAEWAGIPVTLVEGTVDNVKLTLKRDIAMADEKLKRHLIPDVRTGNGYDVHQLVEGDGVTLCGVLIPHTKKLSGHSDADVALHALTDALLATCGAGDIGDHFPPSDPQWKGAASRIFLEHAANIVRQRGGTITNADISLIAEAPKVGPHRQAMRENLADMLGIDLDRCSVKATTNERLGFIGRDEGIAAIATATVVYTGGGAHDVAE, encoded by the coding sequence ATGCAGCCTGAAGAACAGCTTTCCTGCGGCGTCGTGATTGTTGCAGCAGGGCGCGGCGAGCGCGCGGGACAGTCGGCCGAAGGGCCGAAGCAGTACCGCACCATCGGCGACAAGCCCGTTATCGCCCATACGCTTGACACTTTCGCGACATGGCCGGGGACCGGCCCGATCGTGGTTGTCATCCACCCCGATGACGAGGATCTGCTGGCAGCGGCACGCAGGCGATCGCTGGCGCGCGAGTTGATCGTGGTCCACGGCGGCGCAACGCGACAGCAATCGGTTCTCGCAGGCCTTGAAGCCGTAGCGGCAACCGGCTCACGCAACGTGATGATTCACGACGCCGTGCGCCCCTTTGCCGACCACGCCCTGCTGTCGCGCTGTGCCGATGCGCTGACAAGGGGAGCGCGTGCCGTGCTGCCGGCGCTTGCCGTTTCCGATACGCTCAAGCGCGCCGATGCCGCCGGCATGGTGACCGAAACCGTTCCGCGCAATCACCTTCATGCGGCACAGACACCGCAGACCTTCGACCTCAAGACCATCCTCGACGCCCACCGAGCCGCAGCGACAAGCGGCCGCACAGATTTCACCGACGACGCGTCAATCGCCGAATGGGCGGGGATCCCTGTTACCCTCGTCGAAGGCACGGTCGACAACGTCAAGCTCACACTGAAAAGGGACATCGCCATGGCCGACGAAAAACTCAAGCGACATCTGATTCCGGACGTTCGCACCGGCAATGGCTATGACGTACACCAGCTGGTCGAAGGTGATGGCGTTACGCTTTGTGGCGTCCTTATTCCGCACACCAAGAAGCTCTCCGGCCATTCCGATGCCGACGTTGCCTTGCACGCGCTCACAGATGCGCTGCTTGCTACCTGCGGTGCCGGTGATATTGGCGATCACTTCCCGCCGTCCGACCCGCAGTGGAAGGGTGCCGCATCGCGCATCTTCCTCGAACATGCGGCAAACATTGTGCGTCAGCGCGGCGGCACGATCACCAATGCCGATATTTCGCTGATTGCCGAGGCCCCGAAAGTCGGGCCGCATCGCCAGGCGATGCGGGAGAACCTTGCCGACATGCTCGGCATCGATCTTGACCGCTGCTCGGTCAAGGCGACGACGAACGAGCGGCTCGGTTTCATCGGCCGCGACGAGGGTATCGCCGCAATCGCGACCGCAACCGTTGTCTACACCGGAGGGGGAGCCCATGATGTGGCCGAATGA